From a single Centropristis striata isolate RG_2023a ecotype Rhode Island chromosome 14, C.striata_1.0, whole genome shotgun sequence genomic region:
- the pkib gene encoding cAMP-dependent protein kinase inhibitor beta — protein MTEVEPVLDFASSGRSGRRNALPDILGSPAGVNPGDLPLKLAELSLKDGPGGAQSPTAEGPPAPPEGSEGKEGS, from the exons ATGACGGAAGTAGAACCAGTGTTGGACTTTGCCTCCTCGGGACGCTCGGGGAGGAGAAATGCCCTGCCTGATATCCTGGGCTCACCAGCAGGCGTAAACCCTGGCGACCTGCCTCTGAAGCTGGCTGAGCTGTCCCTCAAAG ATGGTCCGGGAGGGGCCCAGTCACCCACGGCGGAGGGGCCTCCAGCGCCACCGGAGGGCTCAGAAGGGAAAGAGGGATCGTAG